A window of the Virgibacillus pantothenticus genome harbors these coding sequences:
- a CDS encoding rod shape-determining protein, whose amino-acid sequence MFSRDIGIDLGTANVLIHLKGKGIVLNEPSVVAMDRNTGKVLEVGEEARKMVGRTPGNIEAIRPLKNGVIADFDVTEAMLKHFINKINVKGLLSKPRILICCPTNITKVEQKAIKEAAEKSGGKKIYLEEEPKVAAIGAGMEIFQPSGNMVVDIGGGTTDVAVLSMGDIVTSESIKMAGDNFDSEILQYIKKKYKLLIGERTAEEIKINVATVFQGARNEEMEIRGRDMVSGLPRTIKVNSKEIEEALRESVYLIVQAAKSVLERTPPELSADIIDRGVILTGGGALIHGVDELLAEELKVPVFIAEEPMNCVAKGTGIMLENIDKVDRKKVI is encoded by the coding sequence ATGTTTTCAAGGGATATAGGAATCGATCTTGGGACAGCCAATGTCTTAATTCATCTTAAGGGAAAAGGGATTGTGTTGAATGAGCCGTCTGTGGTTGCTATGGATCGGAATACAGGAAAAGTGTTGGAAGTTGGCGAGGAAGCAAGGAAAATGGTAGGTCGGACACCTGGAAATATTGAAGCTATTCGACCATTAAAGAATGGCGTAATTGCCGATTTTGATGTTACGGAAGCGATGCTCAAACATTTCATTAATAAGATTAATGTAAAGGGCTTGCTATCAAAACCAAGAATTTTGATATGCTGTCCGACAAATATTACCAAAGTGGAGCAAAAAGCCATTAAAGAAGCTGCCGAAAAATCAGGTGGGAAAAAGATTTATTTAGAAGAAGAACCTAAAGTAGCTGCTATCGGTGCAGGAATGGAAATATTCCAGCCGAGTGGGAATATGGTCGTTGATATCGGTGGTGGTACAACAGATGTTGCTGTACTATCCATGGGGGATATTGTAACGTCTGAGTCCATCAAAATGGCCGGTGACAATTTTGATAGTGAAATTCTTCAATACATAAAGAAGAAATATAAACTGTTGATCGGTGAGCGAACGGCAGAGGAAATAAAAATTAATGTCGCTACCGTATTTCAAGGCGCGCGTAATGAAGAAATGGAAATTAGAGGGCGTGATATGGTCTCTGGTTTGCCGCGAACTATTAAAGTAAACTCCAAAGAAATTGAAGAAGCATTGCGTGAGTCTGTCTATCTTATTGTACAAGCAGCAAAATCCGTCTTAGAACGTACACCTCCAGAGCTTTCTGCAGACATTATTGATCGAGGTGTTATATTAACTGGAGGCGGCGCATTAATTCATGGCGTTGATGAGTTATTGGCAGAAGAATTAAAGGTTCCTGTATTTATTGCGGAAGAGCCAATGAATTGTGTAGCTAAGGGAACCGGTATCATGTTGGAAAATATCGACAAAGTAGATCGGAAAAAAGTTATTTAA
- the spoIID gene encoding stage II sporulation protein D: protein MKPSKYSKKSGSKEWKKRNALLMKKVKAKQQNSMQQKQLVRQPLANKKQWLAPKKPYYLQKKSRQLLWKVPSAILLVCLITIILVVPTLIVVPYSKGDEKAAKAPPTAHRDKAPKQDIELGNSPFSVSVMRSGVNKVEGIPLEEYVVGVVASEMPADFEPEALKAQSLAARTYIVNQKLHGGSAKKDSDVTDTVQHQVYKDEGQLQKQWGSDFDWKMKKVKEAVSETKGEVLTYKDAPITPAFFSTSNGYTENSEDYWENKLPYLRSVKSPWDEESPKFLDQKTFSLQQLEETLEVDLPNQFPLPVNITRTDSNRVEELQLAKHAFSGRKIREKLELRSSDFTIEQKNNHFIFTTKGFGHGIGMSQYGANGMAKEGKTYQDIVQYYYQDVKISTINDTAPTLVAK from the coding sequence ATGAAACCTAGCAAATATTCAAAGAAAAGCGGATCTAAAGAGTGGAAGAAACGAAACGCACTATTGATGAAAAAAGTAAAAGCCAAGCAGCAAAATTCTATGCAGCAAAAACAATTAGTAAGACAGCCGCTAGCAAATAAAAAACAATGGCTTGCGCCCAAAAAACCTTATTATTTACAAAAAAAGTCAAGGCAGCTGCTGTGGAAAGTTCCTTCTGCCATTTTGTTAGTTTGCTTAATCACGATTATCCTTGTGGTCCCAACATTAATTGTTGTTCCCTATAGTAAGGGTGACGAAAAGGCGGCGAAAGCTCCACCAACAGCACATCGTGACAAAGCTCCTAAGCAAGATATCGAGTTAGGTAATTCCCCTTTCTCTGTGTCTGTTATGCGCTCCGGAGTAAACAAAGTGGAAGGTATCCCCTTAGAAGAGTATGTAGTTGGTGTTGTAGCTTCTGAAATGCCGGCAGATTTTGAACCAGAAGCATTAAAAGCACAGTCACTTGCTGCAAGAACATATATCGTTAACCAAAAGCTGCATGGCGGATCTGCCAAGAAAGATTCCGATGTCACGGATACGGTCCAGCATCAAGTATATAAGGACGAAGGACAATTACAAAAGCAGTGGGGAAGTGATTTCGATTGGAAAATGAAAAAGGTGAAAGAAGCGGTTTCGGAAACAAAAGGAGAAGTATTAACATATAAAGACGCACCAATTACCCCTGCTTTTTTCTCTACTAGTAATGGATATACGGAGAATTCTGAGGACTACTGGGAAAATAAGCTGCCATATTTACGTAGTGTGAAAAGTCCCTGGGATGAAGAATCACCTAAGTTTTTAGATCAAAAGACGTTTTCATTACAGCAATTGGAGGAAACATTAGAGGTGGACTTACCGAATCAATTTCCGCTTCCTGTTAATATAACCCGAACAGACAGCAATCGTGTGGAAGAACTTCAATTAGCAAAGCATGCTTTCTCTGGCAGAAAAATTAGAGAAAAGCTAGAATTGCGCTCCAGTGATTTTACTATCGAACAAAAAAACAACCACTTTATCTTTACAACGAAAGGGTTTGGTCATGGGATAGGAATGAGTCAATACGGGGCAAATGGTATGGCGAAAGAAGGAAAAACCTATCAAGATATTGTTCAATATTATTATCAGGATGTAAAAATAAGCACGATCAATGATACAGCCCCAACTCTCGTCGCAAAATAG
- the spoIIID gene encoding sporulation transcriptional regulator SpoIIID: MHDYIKERTIRIGNYLVETKKTVRVIAKEFGVSKSTVHKDLTERLPEINPELASEVKKILEHHKAIRHLRGGEATRKKYKVDAESAKKREVKPVG; this comes from the coding sequence GTGCATGATTACATCAAAGAACGAACAATCAGGATAGGAAATTATCTGGTGGAGACAAAAAAAACAGTTCGCGTTATAGCGAAGGAATTTGGTGTTTCTAAAAGTACAGTTCATAAAGATCTAACGGAAAGATTACCAGAAATAAATCCGGAATTAGCAAGCGAGGTAAAAAAAATCCTTGAACATCATAAGGCAATTAGACATTTGCGAGGGGGCGAAGCAACAAGGAAGAAATATAAAGTGGATGCAGAATCAGCAAAAAAAAGAGAAGTGAAGCCAGTAGGATAA
- a CDS encoding M23 family metallopeptidase, producing MKEENKGTSKNKWSRIFRKKWFFPAVYLTIAAVLLSVVVWYQNIDNQVPDAQEETDEFIPAEHGERAEPVLEQQETIQMPVTNPEEAEIVTKFYDYNAEQEEQEQALVLYNNKYYESDGVNIASASGESFDVVAALSGEVTEVKEDPLLGNVVVLAHEDDVTTYYASLEEVNVKPGSEVKQGDTLGIAGKSVFAKDSGTHVYFELRKDDNEVNPEAYFNQPVSSLSKVTEEKSEDVDAQKEAEQSENDEAEGEQGDEPSSEEAEDANEKSDKESDEADNPDATEEMDPELNS from the coding sequence ATGAAAGAGGAAAACAAAGGGACTTCAAAAAATAAGTGGAGTCGGATTTTTCGTAAAAAATGGTTCTTCCCAGCTGTCTATTTAACGATTGCCGCTGTATTGTTATCTGTTGTTGTTTGGTATCAAAACATAGACAATCAAGTACCTGATGCTCAAGAAGAAACAGATGAATTTATTCCAGCAGAGCATGGAGAAAGAGCTGAACCTGTGTTAGAACAACAGGAAACGATACAAATGCCTGTTACAAACCCAGAAGAAGCAGAAATCGTAACTAAATTTTATGATTACAATGCTGAACAAGAAGAGCAAGAACAAGCATTGGTTTTGTACAACAATAAATATTATGAAAGTGATGGAGTGAATATTGCTTCTGCGAGTGGCGAATCATTTGATGTTGTCGCAGCTTTAAGTGGTGAGGTTACAGAAGTGAAAGAAGACCCATTACTTGGAAATGTTGTTGTATTGGCCCATGAAGATGATGTAACCACCTATTATGCAAGCCTTGAAGAAGTAAATGTCAAACCAGGATCTGAAGTAAAGCAAGGTGACACATTAGGGATAGCAGGAAAGAGTGTATTCGCTAAAGACAGTGGAACCCATGTTTACTTTGAGTTACGCAAGGACGATAACGAGGTTAATCCAGAAGCGTACTTCAATCAACCAGTAAGTAGTTTGAGCAAAGTAACAGAGGAAAAATCTGAAGATGTAGATGCACAAAAAGAAGCGGAACAGTCTGAAAATGATGAAGCTGAAGGAGAGCAAGGAGACGAGCCTTCTTCTGAGGAAGCTGAAGATGCGAACGAAAAATCAGATAAAGAATCAGATGAAGCAGATAATCCAGATGCAACAGAAGAAATGGACCCAGAATTAAACAGTTAA